In Pseudoroseomonas cervicalis, the DNA window TCGCCACCCCGGCGGGCGAGGTGCCGGTCGAATCGCTGGCCATCGGCGAGCAGGTGACGACCCTGGATGGCAGCGCGCGCCCGGTGCGCTGGATCGGCCGCCGCACCATCGCCACCCGCTTCGCCGATCCGCGCCGCCAGCTGCCGATGCGCATCGCCGCCGGCGCGCTGGGGCAGGGCCTGCCGAAGCGCGATCTGCTGGTCTCCCCCGACCATGCGCTGCTGCTGGACGGGCTGCTGGTGCAGGCCGGCGCGCTGATCGGCCAGCCCGGCATCGCCACCGCCTATGACCTGCCCGACCGCGTCACCTATTACCACATCGAGCTGGAGGACCACGCCCTGGTCCTGGCCGAGGGCGCGGCGGCCGAGACCTTCGTCGACAACGCCACCCGCCAGAGCTTCGACAATTATGACGAGTTCCTGGCCCTCTATGGCGAGGCCCCGGCGCCGACCGGCGAGATCGACCTGCCGCGGGTGAAGAGCGCGCGGCAGCTGCCGGCCCGCTGGCGCCACGCCGCCTGAGGCGGCGTGAGGTCAAGCATCGCCTGAGGCGGCGCGAGGGCAAGCGCCGCCCGGGGCGGCGAGCGCTGAGCGCCGCCTGAAGCGGCCGGGTCCGCCGCCCGAAGCGGCGCCCGACCAGGCCCGCCGGCGGCGGCGCGGCCCGGGGCCCTGGCCCCGGGCCCTCCGGCGGAACAGGCCCCTCGCCGGCGTTCCTGTTTTGCCCCATATTGGCGGCATGGCCAAATCCACCGCCCGCTTCGTCTGCCAGAATTGCGGCGCCATCGCCCCGCGCTGGCAGGGCCGCTGCGACACCTGCGGCGAATGGAACACCATCGTCGAGGAACAGCCCGAGGCGCCCCGCGCCCCCGGCCCCGCCGGCAAGTCAGCCGGCGGCCGCAAGCTGGAATTCGTGGCACTCAAGGGCCGCGCCGCGCCGCCGCCGCGCACCGTCAGCGGCATGGCGGAGCTGGACCGGGTGCTGGGCGGCGGCTTCGTGCCCGGCAGCGTCATCCTGGTGGGCGGCGACCCCGGCATCGGCAAATCCACCATCCTGCTGCAGGCGGCGGCGCGCATCGCCAATGCCGGCAGGCGGGTGCTCTACATCTCGGGCGAGGAAGCGATCGACCAGGTGCGGCTGCGGGCGCTGCGTCTCGGCCTGCAGGACAGCCCGCTCGGCCTCGCGGCCACCACCAGCCTGCGCGACATCGCAGCCTCCCTGGAGGAGGAGAAGGAGGCGACGCTCGTCATCATCGACTCGATCCAGACCGTCTGGCTGGACAGCCTGGATTCCGCCCCCGGCACGGTCAGCCAGGTGCGCGCCTGCGCCGCCGAGCTGACGCGGCTGGCCAAGACCCGCAACTTCGCCGTGGTGCTGGTGGGGCATGTGACCAAGGAAGGCACCCTGGCCGGCCCCCGCGTGCTGGAGCACATGGTCGACGCCACGCTGTATTTCGAAGGCGATCGCGGCCACCAGTTCCGCATCCTGCGCGCGGTGAAGAACCGCTTCGGCGCCACCGACGAGATCGGCGTCTTCGAGATGACCGATCGCGGGCTGATGGAGGTGGCCAACCCCTCCGCCCTTTTCCTGGCCGAACGCCGCGGCAATATTTCGGGGAGTGCCGTCTTCGCTGGGATGGAGGGCACGCGGCCGGTGCTTGTGGAAATCCAGGTGCTGCTCTCGCCCTCCGCCTCCGGCGGCTCGCCGCGGCGGCAGGTGGTGGGGTGGGATTCCGGGCGGCTGGCCATGCTGATGGCCGTGCTGGAATCCCGCTGCCGCGTCAGCCTCGGCCAGAACGACGTCTATCTGAACATCGCCGGCGGGCTGCGGGTGGGCGAGCCGGCGGCCGATCTCGCGGTTGCCGCCGCCCTGGTCTCCGCCGCAACCGACCGGCCGACCGACCCGGACATGGTCTTCTTCGGCGAGATCGGCCTCTCCGGCGAGGTGCGCCAGGTGGCGCAGACCGATACCCGCCTGCGCGAGGCCGCCAAGCTCGGCTTCGCCGCCGCCATGCTGCCGCGCCGCGTGGCGCGCGGCGGCCGCGCCGCCCCCGCCCATGAGGGGCTGCGCCTGACCGAGATCGGGCACCTCGCCGATCTGGTGGCGCCGCTGGCGGCCGCCGCGGCCGGGAAGGCAGAGAAAAAGGAAAAGAAAGCGGGGGAATGAATTCCCCCGTTTTTCTGTCAGGGCCGGCCGCCGCTGGCGGCCGGCAGGGCCATGGATCGGCCAGCGCTTCCCGGCCAGGGCAGCGGCCGTCGTGCGACACCCACACCCCCTCCCCTGCAGCGTCCCGCCTCCCCACCCGACGGCGGCAGCCTGAAAGAAAGATGGCGGGGGGACAGGGGCTTGGGTATAGGGGCGGCGATGACCTGGGTGGACGGCATTGTCCTGGCGGTGATCGCCCTCTCGGCGCTTATTGCCTTCTTTCGCGGCCTGGTGCGTGAGGTGCTGGGCGTCGGCGCCTGGATCGGCGCTGGCCTGTTCGCCATCTATATGCTGCCGGGGGCGTCGCAGCTGGCCGGCACCTATGTGCAGCCGCCCTGGCTGGCCGAGATCGTCGGCGGGGCGGTGGCCTTCCTGATCGCGCTGATCGTGCTCAAGCTGCTGATCGGCTGGTTCGCCGGGCTGGTGCGGGCCTCGGTGCTCGGGGGTCTGGATCGCGCCCTCGGCATGGTGTTCGGCCTCGCGCGGGGTGCTTTCCTGGTCGTGCTCGCTTATATCGTGGGCGGGTTGTTCCTGCCTCAGGTCGAGCGCTGGCCCGAGCCGGTGCAGGAGGCACGCAGCCTGCCCACCGTGGCGGATGGGGCGGCGATGCTTGTGTCGCAGCTTCCGCCGGAGTATCGCCCGCGCCTACCCGATTTGCCGCAGCGCAGCATGCCCAGCATGGACGAGCTGCTGCGGCCCCCGGCCCAGAGCCGGTAACGAGGATGCCGATGCAGCCCCTGCCCTCCACCCATCCCTGGGACGACGAAGACGGCTTCCATGAGGAATGCGGCGTTTTCGGAGTCTGGAACGCGACCGATGCGGCGGCGCTGACCGCGCTCGGCCTGCATGCCCTGCAGCATCGCGGGCAGGAGGCCTCGGGCATCGTCACCCTGGCGGATGCGGGCACGGCGTCCGGCAAGTTCCACGCCCATCGTGGCCTGGGGCTGGTCGGCGACATCTTCGGCGATGCCAAGGTGATGGCGGGGCTGAAGGGGCGCAGCGCCGTCGGCCACAACCGCTACGCCACCACCGGCGAGACCGCGCTGCGCAATGTGCAGCCGCTGTTTGCCGATTTCGAGTTCGGCGGCCTGGCCGTCGCCCACAATGGCAACCTGACCAATGCGACGGCGCTGAAGCGCGCCCTGGTGCGCCGCGGCTGCCTGTTCCAGAGCACCACGGATTCCGAGGTCTTCGTCCACCTCATCGCCATCAGCCTCTACGCCAATGTGGTGGACCGGCTGATCGACGCCCTGAAGCAGGTGCAGGGCGCCTATTCGCTGATCGCGCTGCATGATGGCGCGCTGATCGGCGCGCGCGACCCGATGGGCGTGCGCCCGCTGGTGCTCGGCCGCCTCGGCGCGCCGGAGGGCGGCGCCTATGTGCTGGCCAGCGAGACCTGCGCCCTCGACATCGTCGGCGCGGAGTTCATCCGCGACATCGAGCCGGGCGAGATCGTCATCATCAACAATGACGGGCTGCGCAGCATCAAGCCCTTCGGCCGCGGCCAGAGCCGGTTCTGCATCTTCGAATACATCTATTTCGCCCGCCCCGATTCGGTGGTCGAGGGCACGCCGGTCTATGAGACGCGCAAGCGCATCGGCTCGGAGCTGGCCCGCGAGAGCCATGTCGAGGCCGATGTGGTGGTGCCGGTGCCGGATTCCGGCGTCCCCGCCGCCATGGGCTATGCGACCGAGGCCGGCATTCCCTTTGAGCTCGGCATCATCCGCAACCACTATGTCGGCCGCACCTTCATCGAGCCCACCGACCAGATCCGGCATCTGGGCGTGAAGCTGAAGCACAGCGCCAACCGGCCGATGATCGAGGGCAAGCGCGTCATCCTGGTGGATGATTCCATCGTGCGCGGCACCACCTCGAAGAAGATCGTCGAGATGGTGCGCCAGGCCGGCGCCAAGGAGGTGCATATGCGCATCTCCTCGCCGCCGACGACGCATTCCTGCTTCTACGGCATCGACACGCCGGAGCGGGAGAAGCTGCTGGCCGCCAACCATGATGTCGAGGAGATGGCCCGCATCATCGGCGCCGACAGCCTCGCCTTCATCTCGCTGGACGGCATGTACCGGGCGCTGGGCCGCCCGGGGCGCGACGCCACCAACCCCGGCTATTGCGATGCCTGCTTCACCGGCGACTACGCCATCCCGCTGACCGATATCGAGGGCCATCCCGAGCGCATCCCCGCGCTGCTGGCGGCCAACGGCCAGTGAGCGCGGTG includes these proteins:
- a CDS encoding Hint domain-containing protein gives rise to the protein MAILSFAHGYAVWGTSTAGNGGSVSGVTIDTGDATVLEQGDTFALNYGAGEQTWVFSYASDDGFVAYTEGFPSNTYLFTNNTYAPNTPVANEGSSFVTCFLEGTRIATPAGEVPVESLAIGEQVTTLDGSARPVRWIGRRTIATRFADPRRQLPMRIAAGALGQGLPKRDLLVSPDHALLLDGLLVQAGALIGQPGIATAYDLPDRVTYYHIELEDHALVLAEGAAAETFVDNATRQSFDNYDEFLALYGEAPAPTGEIDLPRVKSARQLPARWRHAA
- the purF gene encoding amidophosphoribosyltransferase; this encodes MPMQPLPSTHPWDDEDGFHEECGVFGVWNATDAAALTALGLHALQHRGQEASGIVTLADAGTASGKFHAHRGLGLVGDIFGDAKVMAGLKGRSAVGHNRYATTGETALRNVQPLFADFEFGGLAVAHNGNLTNATALKRALVRRGCLFQSTTDSEVFVHLIAISLYANVVDRLIDALKQVQGAYSLIALHDGALIGARDPMGVRPLVLGRLGAPEGGAYVLASETCALDIVGAEFIRDIEPGEIVIINNDGLRSIKPFGRGQSRFCIFEYIYFARPDSVVEGTPVYETRKRIGSELARESHVEADVVVPVPDSGVPAAMGYATEAGIPFELGIIRNHYVGRTFIEPTDQIRHLGVKLKHSANRPMIEGKRVILVDDSIVRGTTSKKIVEMVRQAGAKEVHMRISSPPTTHSCFYGIDTPEREKLLAANHDVEEMARIIGADSLAFISLDGMYRALGRPGRDATNPGYCDACFTGDYAIPLTDIEGHPERIPALLAANGQ
- the radA gene encoding DNA repair protein RadA: MAKSTARFVCQNCGAIAPRWQGRCDTCGEWNTIVEEQPEAPRAPGPAGKSAGGRKLEFVALKGRAAPPPRTVSGMAELDRVLGGGFVPGSVILVGGDPGIGKSTILLQAAARIANAGRRVLYISGEEAIDQVRLRALRLGLQDSPLGLAATTSLRDIAASLEEEKEATLVIIDSIQTVWLDSLDSAPGTVSQVRACAAELTRLAKTRNFAVVLVGHVTKEGTLAGPRVLEHMVDATLYFEGDRGHQFRILRAVKNRFGATDEIGVFEMTDRGLMEVANPSALFLAERRGNISGSAVFAGMEGTRPVLVEIQVLLSPSASGGSPRRQVVGWDSGRLAMLMAVLESRCRVSLGQNDVYLNIAGGLRVGEPAADLAVAAALVSAATDRPTDPDMVFFGEIGLSGEVRQVAQTDTRLREAAKLGFAAAMLPRRVARGGRAAPAHEGLRLTEIGHLADLVAPLAAAAAGKAEKKEKKAGE
- a CDS encoding CvpA family protein, coding for MTWVDGIVLAVIALSALIAFFRGLVREVLGVGAWIGAGLFAIYMLPGASQLAGTYVQPPWLAEIVGGAVAFLIALIVLKLLIGWFAGLVRASVLGGLDRALGMVFGLARGAFLVVLAYIVGGLFLPQVERWPEPVQEARSLPTVADGAAMLVSQLPPEYRPRLPDLPQRSMPSMDELLRPPAQSR